The following are encoded together in the Geobacter sulfurreducens PCA genome:
- the sppA gene encoding signal peptide peptidase SppA: protein MTRKHVLIAGVTLVALIILFTFSVQMARILMGDMTAATIGDGIGYAEVKGPIIDSQETVKQLDDLRKKSSVKAVVLRVESPGGVIGPSQEIYAAVKRLAATKKVVVSMGSVAASGGYHVAVPAAVIYANPGTITGSIGVLMKLSNIEGLMDKVGLKAFTLKSGKFKDSGSPVRKLTEEERAVLQGVIDNLHDQFVRAVAEGRQLPVEEVRRLADGRVYTGEQALRLKLVDRLGTLHDAVMEAGRLAGIEGEPTLIIPPKKRKLLRDMLFGEVAEAVRGSVRKEEGLSFSYELE, encoded by the coding sequence ATGACCAGGAAACATGTTCTTATCGCCGGGGTAACCCTGGTTGCATTGATCATCCTCTTTACCTTTTCGGTGCAGATGGCGCGGATTCTCATGGGAGATATGACGGCCGCAACCATCGGCGACGGGATTGGCTATGCGGAGGTGAAGGGGCCCATCATCGATTCCCAGGAAACCGTCAAACAGCTCGACGACCTTCGCAAGAAGAGCAGCGTCAAGGCAGTAGTGCTGAGGGTCGAGTCGCCGGGCGGGGTCATTGGCCCGTCCCAGGAGATATACGCCGCGGTCAAGCGGTTGGCCGCCACCAAGAAGGTTGTTGTTTCCATGGGGAGCGTGGCGGCCTCGGGCGGCTACCACGTCGCCGTGCCCGCTGCCGTGATCTATGCCAATCCGGGGACCATCACCGGCAGCATTGGCGTACTCATGAAGCTCTCGAATATCGAAGGGCTCATGGACAAGGTGGGCCTCAAGGCATTTACCCTCAAGAGCGGCAAGTTCAAGGATTCCGGCTCTCCCGTGCGGAAGCTCACCGAGGAGGAGCGGGCCGTTCTTCAGGGGGTCATCGACAACCTTCACGATCAGTTCGTACGTGCTGTGGCGGAGGGAAGACAGCTGCCGGTCGAGGAGGTGCGCCGGCTTGCCGACGGCAGGGTCTACACCGGTGAGCAGGCCCTTCGTCTCAAGCTCGTGGACCGGCTCGGCACGCTGCACGATGCCGTAATGGAGGCAGGGCGTCTGGCTGGAATCGAGGGAGAGCCGACCCTGATCATCCCCCCGAAAAAACGCAAGCTGCTGCGGGACATGCTCTTCGGCGAAGTGGCCGAGGCGGTACGCGGGTCGGTGCGCAAGGAGGAGGGACTCAGCTTCAGCTACGAACTGGAGTGA
- a CDS encoding class II glutamine amidotransferase, translating to MIQTTRKPTHNFQKDISNCGLTGFISTAGNLVEGSVIIKSISLMHDRGNGLGGGFAAYGIYPDFKEFFAFHLMYENGMALQLTEEYLERHFFVEHYEEIPTRRTPAIVHPPLFKRYFVKPLETPEYREAIDYQNMTDEDVVVRHVMAINNEIEGAFVVSSGKNMGAFKGVGYPEEIADFFRLEEYTGYIWTAHNRFPTNTPGWWGGAHPFTLLDWSIVHNGEISSYGINKRYLEMYGYVCTMLTDTEVVAYTLDLLIRKHGLTPELASLAMAAPFWDMIDGLPDDERQLLTAIRQVYGSALLNGPFAILFASNEGLIGLNDRVKLRPLVCATKDDFVYMASEEAAIREICPAPDKVWSPRGGEPVIVKMQPGVI from the coding sequence ATGATACAGACAACGCGGAAACCGACGCATAACTTCCAGAAGGACATCTCCAACTGCGGCCTGACCGGCTTCATATCCACGGCGGGAAACCTCGTGGAGGGAAGCGTGATCATCAAGTCGATCTCCCTGATGCACGACCGGGGCAACGGCCTCGGCGGGGGATTCGCCGCCTACGGCATCTACCCGGACTTCAAGGAGTTCTTCGCCTTCCATCTCATGTACGAGAACGGCATGGCCTTGCAGCTGACCGAGGAATACCTGGAGCGCCACTTCTTTGTGGAGCACTACGAGGAGATTCCCACCCGCCGCACCCCGGCCATAGTCCATCCTCCCCTGTTCAAGCGCTACTTCGTGAAGCCCTTGGAGACGCCTGAATACCGCGAGGCCATCGACTACCAGAACATGACCGACGAAGACGTGGTCGTGCGCCACGTAATGGCGATCAACAACGAAATCGAAGGCGCCTTTGTGGTTTCCTCGGGCAAGAACATGGGGGCATTCAAGGGCGTCGGCTACCCCGAAGAGATCGCCGACTTCTTCCGCCTCGAAGAGTACACGGGGTATATATGGACCGCCCATAACCGGTTCCCGACCAACACCCCGGGCTGGTGGGGCGGCGCCCACCCCTTCACGCTGCTCGACTGGTCCATCGTCCATAACGGCGAAATCTCGTCCTACGGCATCAACAAGCGCTACCTGGAGATGTATGGATACGTCTGCACCATGCTGACCGACACCGAGGTCGTCGCCTACACCCTCGACCTTCTGATCCGCAAGCACGGCCTGACACCCGAACTTGCAAGCCTTGCCATGGCCGCCCCCTTCTGGGACATGATCGACGGGCTTCCCGACGACGAGCGCCAGCTTCTCACCGCCATCCGCCAGGTTTACGGCAGCGCGCTTCTCAATGGCCCCTTTGCCATCCTCTTCGCCAGCAACGAAGGGCTCATCGGCCTCAATGACCGGGTCAAGCTGCGGCCGCTGGTCTGCGCCACCAAGGACGACTTCGTGTACATGGCATCCGAAGAGGCTGCAATCCGTGAGATCTGCCCGGCACCAGACAAGGTATGGTCACCCCGCGGCGGTGAACCGGTGATCGTCAAGATGCAGCCGGGCGTCATCTAA
- a CDS encoding NAD(P)/FAD-dependent oxidoreductase: MNYVIIGNSVAAVGAIRGIRSIDQQGNITVISRERHNAYGRPLISYLLGGLVSEKRMAYLPEDFYEKNRVNLLLNSEVTGIDTAARQVRIAGGDTIGYDRLLVATGGDPFIPPIEGMADKDRIFTFTTWDDAAKLKGIASDIGRVVVIGGGLIGLKAAEGLHLIGKQITIVELADRILSAAFDRPAGRVVAKKMKANGIDVITEDTVVRIEGEGAEITGVTLRSGDFIPCDTIIVAIGVRPACGFLKGSGVEVNRGIVVDDRMETSVEGIYAAGDVAEAKDFFSGVKNPMPIWPDAYIQGDIAGVSMAGGTKAYEGGLAMNSIELFKVSTISMGITNPAEPKEYEILTYQDLENYQYRKIVIKDGLLAGAVLVGAVDRAGIFSGLIREKIAVVPFKDQLLAPDFGFANLPKDIRTALFAPAGKVTETGRPAVAVGH; encoded by the coding sequence ATGAACTACGTGATCATCGGCAACTCGGTGGCTGCCGTAGGAGCCATCCGGGGCATCAGGAGCATCGACCAACAGGGGAATATAACCGTCATCTCCCGCGAGCGCCACAACGCCTATGGCCGCCCACTCATCTCCTACCTCCTGGGAGGGCTTGTCTCGGAAAAGCGGATGGCGTACCTCCCCGAGGACTTTTACGAAAAGAACCGCGTCAACCTGCTGCTCAACTCGGAAGTGACGGGTATCGACACCGCCGCCCGCCAAGTGCGGATCGCCGGCGGGGACACCATCGGCTATGACCGGCTCCTGGTCGCCACCGGCGGCGACCCCTTCATCCCCCCCATCGAGGGAATGGCCGACAAGGACCGGATCTTCACCTTCACCACCTGGGACGACGCGGCCAAGCTCAAGGGAATAGCGTCCGACATCGGCCGTGTGGTGGTTATCGGAGGCGGCCTCATCGGCCTCAAGGCCGCCGAAGGGCTCCACCTGATCGGCAAGCAGATTACCATCGTGGAACTGGCCGACCGGATTCTCTCCGCCGCCTTCGACCGCCCTGCCGGGCGCGTGGTAGCCAAGAAGATGAAGGCCAACGGCATCGACGTCATCACTGAAGATACGGTCGTCCGGATCGAGGGGGAAGGGGCCGAGATTACCGGCGTAACGCTCCGCTCCGGCGATTTTATCCCCTGCGATACGATTATCGTGGCCATCGGGGTGCGCCCCGCCTGCGGCTTCCTCAAGGGAAGCGGGGTTGAGGTGAACCGCGGCATCGTGGTCGACGACCGGATGGAGACTTCGGTCGAAGGCATTTATGCCGCGGGCGACGTGGCTGAAGCCAAGGACTTCTTCTCCGGCGTCAAGAACCCCATGCCCATCTGGCCCGATGCGTACATCCAGGGCGACATCGCCGGGGTGAGCATGGCCGGCGGCACCAAGGCCTACGAAGGGGGCCTGGCCATGAACTCCATCGAGCTCTTCAAGGTATCGACCATTTCCATGGGGATCACCAATCCGGCGGAACCCAAAGAGTACGAAATCCTCACCTACCAGGACCTGGAAAACTACCAGTACCGCAAGATCGTCATCAAGGACGGGCTGCTGGCGGGTGCGGTCCTCGTGGGTGCAGTGGACCGGGCCGGAATTTTCTCGGGACTCATCCGGGAGAAGATCGCCGTTGTCCCCTTCAAGGACCAGTTGCTCGCGCCTGACTTCGGCTTTGCCAACCTGCCGAAGGATATCCGGACCGCCCTTTTCGCACCGGCCGGCAAGGTGACGGAAACCGGCAGACCGGCCGTGGCGGTGGGGCACTGA
- a CDS encoding 4Fe-4S dicluster domain-containing protein yields the protein MKRIYMIEDACIGCHLCEVGCITEHSASKDPVRAYLHEPERPIARCTVEEIDGGIVSFSTTCRHCDEPDCLRACISGAIQKNDQGVVRIDTEQCVGCWSCVMACPYGAIQRNLKKKKANKCDLCPDRMSPACVDACPNRALVYKEGSQK from the coding sequence ATGAAACGTATCTACATGATTGAAGACGCCTGCATCGGCTGTCACCTGTGTGAGGTCGGCTGCATCACCGAACATTCGGCATCCAAGGATCCCGTGCGAGCCTACCTGCACGAGCCCGAACGCCCCATTGCCCGCTGCACCGTGGAGGAGATCGACGGCGGCATCGTCTCCTTCTCCACCACCTGCCGCCATTGCGACGAGCCCGACTGTCTGCGGGCCTGCATCTCCGGTGCCATCCAGAAGAACGACCAGGGCGTGGTCCGGATCGACACCGAGCAGTGCGTGGGCTGCTGGTCCTGCGTCATGGCCTGCCCCTACGGTGCCATCCAGCGGAACCTGAAGAAAAAGAAGGCGAACAAGTGCGACCTCTGCCCGGACCGCATGTCTCCGGCCTGCGTCGACGCCTGCCCCAATCGGGCGCTTGTCTACAAGGAGGGGAGCCAGAAATGA